From Theileria annulata chromosome 1, complete sequence, *** SEQUENCING IN PROGRESS ***, one genomic window encodes:
- a CDS encoding uncharacterized protein (2 probable transmembrane helices predicted for tmhmm2embl_unknown_000000_1840114_1841707 by TMHMM2.0 at aa 10-32 and 44-66;~Signal anchor predicted for TA21005 by SignalP 2.0 HMM (Signal peptide probability 0.037, signal anchor probability 0.861) with cleavage site probability 0.017 between residues 25 and 26) — protein sequence MRSKDNNELTIGVVSLIFLLFETLIIDFVYNLHLFQLVIYQLILFNCHLAMGILTIFLFLFIQAISGMKTAGNTCRLPSLNNAMSRCVQTLKNISNNLLTMNKHTIHNFNVRKTFDFGNHVFNLNLMSTDDIIKPVMYSNEDTLDPNVKPKYTNNYVDFNELSVNYTAKIDNITTCTSNVVIDLPRTLQLTLKGLNGEIKAVDVSTSDVLKRLDFILRYRNSLVGTSFNLRSREKSVELVQRLEEVYKLSGKSIDLIPKLEVALDKNNKMSTRACLVIKRDKLTFTPIVHLNQRKCEIAAEANLTNEVKFSMFLSKDNHLYMSLSYDSNWGKHSWQQLSLRFVLSDVLKCYSYLQNEIRF from the exons ATGAGATCAAAGGATAATAATGAGTTAACAATTGGTGT GGTTTCTTTAATTTTCCTTTTGTTTGAGACtttaataat AGATTTCGTCTATAATTTACACTTATTTCAACTTGTTATATACCAACtcatattatttaactGCCATCTAGCAATGGGAATTTTAAcgatttttttatttttgtttattcAGGCAATTTCCGGAATGAAAACAGCC GGAAACACATGCCGCCTTCCTTCATTAAACAACGCCATGAGCAGGTGTGTTCAAACCCTGAAGAATATATCGAACAATTTACTGACAATGAATAAACATACAATTCACAACTTTAAC GTGAGGAAAACGTTTGATTTTGGAAATCACGTGTTTAACCTGAATTTGATGTCGACAGACGATATCATCAAGCCGGTTATGTACTCCAATGAAGACACACTTGACCCTAACGTTAAGCCTAAATACACGAACAACTATGTTGATTTCAACGAGTTATCAGTAAACTATACA GCTAAAATCGATAATATAACCACTTGTACTTCTAACGTAGTAATTGATTTACCAAGAACACTACAACTCACACTTAAAG GGCTCAATGGTGAGATTAAAGCTGTCGATGTTAGCACCAGCGATGTTCTAAAAAGGCTGGATTTCATTCTTAGATATCGCAATTCACTAGTTGGAACATCATTCAACTTACGCTCAA GGGAGAAGAGCGTGGAGTTGGTTCAGAGATTGGAGGAAGTCTATAAGTTAAGTGGCAAGAGCATCGATTTAATTCCAAAGTTGGAAGTCGCACTCGacaaaaacaacaaaatGTCCACTAGAGCATGCCTGGTAATAAAAAGggataaattaacatttacACCAATCGTTCATCTAAACCAAAG AAAATGCGAAATCGCTGCGGAAGCAAATCTGACTAATGAAGTTAAGTTTTCAATGTTTCTAAGCAAGGATAATCATTTGTACATGAGCCTTAGCTATGACTCAAACTGGGGAAAACATTCATGGCAGCAGCTCTCTCTAAGATTCGTGTTATCGGACGTATTGAAATGTTACTCCTACTTACAGAATGAAATCCGCTTCTAA
- a CDS encoding trna (guanine-n-(7))-methyltransferase, putative (1 probable transmembrane helix predicted for TA20995 by TMHMM2.0 at aa 201-223) produces MPDNNTESITKAEPENQTIEFPKKHLHRQRAHCNPLSDSFIPYPENPRHVNWFKRYPSVCEKEHYMQFNSYSWYVNLEDENYPKVDFLDVGCGYGGLLIYLSKLYPNKLSLGMEIRDKVTNYVGKRIISLREQNPGEYLNISVVRTNSMKFLPNYLGKNQLEKIFFCFPDPHFKRSNWRRRIVNYPLLSLYAYFLKPGGRIYIGIVNLTALIHYIILISSVIVTDVLVTDVYELYVWMENALEDHPLFEPLKDSDKEKDECFLNFDKETEEGKKNEKMQSTTYKNVYRRK; encoded by the exons ATGCCAGATAATAATACAGAATCCATTACAAAAGCTGAACCCGAAAATCAAACTATAGAATTCCCAAAGAAGCATCTTCACAGACAAAGAGCC CACTGTAACCCTTTGTCGGACAGTTTTATACCTTATCCTGAAAATCCGAGGCATGTAAACTGGTTTAAAAGATATCCCAGTGTGTGCGAAAAGGAACATTATATGCAATTCAATAGTTA TTCATGGTATGTAAATTTAGAGGATGAAAACTATCCTAAAGTGGACTTCCTCGATGTCGGATGCGGTTATGGAGGActattgatatatttatctaaaCTTTACcctaataaattatcacTAGGAATGGAAATTAGAGATAAG GTAACAAATTATGTCGGAAAGAGGATAATATCACTGAGAGAACAGAACCCAGGAGAG TACCTTAACATATCAGTGGTTCGAACCAACTCAATGAAGTTTCTACCAAACTATCTAGGGAAAAATCAG CTGGAGAAAATATTCTTCTGCTTCCCAGACCCGCATTTTAAACGCTCAAATTGGAGAAGAAGAATTGTAAACTACCCTTTACTCTCACTTTATGCATACTTCTTGAAACCAGGAGGAAGAATTTACATAGGTATCGTCAATTTAACAGCActtattcattatattatcCTAATATCTTCGGTAATTGTAACTGATGTGTTAGTGACTGATGTGTACGAACTTTATGTGTGGATGGAAAACGCACTCGAAGATCACCCTTTATTCGAGCCCCTAAAAGACTCTGATAAg GAAAAAGATGAGTGCTTTCTCAATTTCGATAAGGAGACGGAAGAGGGGAAAAAGAACGAGAAAATGCAGTCAACGACATACAAAAATGTCTATCGcagaaaataa
- a CDS encoding ATP-dependent RNA helicase, putative — MATALEDLKLNPLWVYRFSNYTNESSGVSANELLKTWNFQPHLMNVIREKKINQFFPVQEKSIPLLINNTYRDKYSVLSCDFIITAPTGQGKTLCYALPLIYNILNLKENRLLSLIIVPSRELVKQIYEVFSWFTDSKTTGHDLKGPSLKARVFYGDRSFVKCHDMLVNDPPHIAICTPGVLVEYSVDFQREFYDTFEHLKWIVIDEVDTMLNQTFYEWVDVVVDLVSRLKSKEPNQSLGVPQKILVSATVPLKSHDIELLELNRPILLRLKESIYKLPENLKQSYVVCSNRPVSLEFLKLMAFLYKDVTGNVLVFFSKVQTCHKITRLMQIYNLKHGGGFKAIELTGRMPQKQRNNAIKTYKDEDRVCLLCSDVASRGMDLSNTNVVVSYDFPNKLSSYIHRAGRTARGNNKGTFCVFVSNQTEKKFHNFMNKLKIDEEKLKKIELDIVLNQKKVEEINESYKLILEMTGKALELESSGDLEYSSDLSGSLELLKPNTKTEE, encoded by the exons ATGGCTACAGCTTTGGAGGACTTGAAATTGAACCCTTTGTGGGTTTACAGGTTCTCAAACTACACCAATGAATCTTCCGGCGTTTCTGCCAACGAACTCCTCAAGACTTGGAACTTTCAACCTCATCTCATGAATGTTATTAGGGAGAAGAAGATAAATCAGTTTTTTCCAG TTCAGGAGAAATCCATCCCTTTATTGATAAACAACACTTACAGAGACAAATATTCAGTTTTATCCTGCGATTTTATCATAACTGCTCCGACAG GACAAGGAAAAACACTCTGCTACGCATTACCactaatttacaatatCCTAAATCTCAAAG AGAACCGATTATTGAGTCTAATAATTGTACCGAGTAGAGAACTtgtaaaacaaatttatgaaGTTTTTTCATGGTTTACGGATTCCAAAACTACTGGACATGATCTCAAAGGCCCTTCTTTAAAG GCTAGAGTGTTTTATGGAGACCGTTCTTTCGTAAAATGCCATGATATGTTGGTTAATGACCCTCCACATATCGCAATTTGTACTCCAGGAGTGCTTGTGGAATATTCTGTTGATTTCC aGAGGGAGTTTTACGACACATTTGAGCATTTAAAGTGGATTGTGATTGACGAAGTTGACACAATGTTAAACCAGACCTTTTATGAATGGGTAGATGTTGTAGTTGACCTAGTTAGCAGACTTAAATCAAAGGAGCCAAACCAGAGCCTAGGAGTGCCACAAAAAATAC tCGTCTCAGCTACAGTGCCACTTAAATCACACGATATCGAATTGCTTGAATTAAACAGACCAATTTTACTAAGATTAA AAGAAagtatttataaattgCCGGAAAATCTAAAACAGAGTTACGTGGTTTGTTCAAACAGGCCTGTTTCACTGGAGTTTCTCAAACTTATGGCTTTTCTGTACAAGGATGTTACTGGTAACGTCCTGGTCTTCTTCTCAAAAGTACAGACATGCCATAAAATAACAAGATTGATGCAAATATATAATCTCAAACA TGGTGGAGGATTTAAGGCTATTGAATTGACAGGAAGAATGCCGCAAAAACAAAGAAACAACGCAATTAAAACCTACaa GGATGAAGATAGAGTTTGTTTGTTGTGTTCAGATGTGGCATCAAGAGGGATGGACCTTTCAAACACCAATGTGGTAGTGAGCTACGACTTCCCAAATAAACTCTCAAGTTATATACACAGAGCAGGAAGAACAGCCAG AGGAAATAATAAGGGAACGTTTTGTGTGTTTGTGTCCAACCAGACCGAGAAAAAGTTCCACAATTTCATGAACAAACTGAAGATAGATGAAgagaaattgaaaaaaatcGAGCTGGACATAGTTCTAAACCAAAAGAAGGTGgaagaaataaatgaatCATACAAGCTAATTCTTGAAATGACAGGAAAAGCCTTAGAATTGGAGTCCTCAGGAGATTTGGAATATAGTTCAGATTTAAGTGGAAGTCTAGAATTACTTAAACCAAACACTAAAACAGAAGAATGA
- a CDS encoding small nuclear ribonucleoprotein f, putative has protein sequence MTKGQESTTPGAPLNPKPFLTSLAGKTVVVKLKWGMEYKGTLKSFDSYMNLQLSDPEEWENGVLKGKLGNDILIRCNNMLYVRESSETATA, from the exons ATGACCAAAGGTCAAGAATCTACAACT cCGGGTGCTCCTTTGAACCCAAAACCCTTTCTCACCAGTCTTGCTGGTAAAACCGTAGTCGTTAAGCTTAAATGGGGGATGGAATACAAAG GAACCCTGAAATCCTTCGATAGCTATATGAATCTTCAGCTTTCTGACCCTGAGGAATGGGAGAACGGAGTTCTGAAGGGTAAACTTGGAAACGATATTCTAATTAG GTGCAACAATATGCTTTATGTACGCGAATCTTCTGAAACTGCAACTGCTTAA
- a CDS encoding protein transport protein sec24-like, putative — translation MDSNKPKQSPNVLLPMRNKQSSQNEGNQGNTSDAPPIDTHHFSTATSLNPNYTNSNIPNVQSYGHPSPPPRLSEVTHNPPQPTRNKLLNTQPTTFQQTVNETSDNFQSNALTSNFMTDQMTKSNVQTNSVTSPGLRRREEYDSEFSFENMASDTSSSILGDILGKNYVDTELERHLFTYTPFTPTRISQSSVPRPQPLSYNRESEMLYETGKNFGLIPTFGNHRIMDTGSASPIYVTPTFTNLPIFGSTLSDMRLPFGVLVQPFAQNLDEDVPELNFLAFMEKRSSVKRDLIRCKNCHAYYNSFMHTNSRTKTRVCNLCYTAFEITDEQMEALYRISSQYRDESPLKKGTLDFIAPSHYYNKEPDPGPISNLINKASNIGVFKTQQTRQESFIYDTYSVSPIPVESAPQPDAYTSGVQDSYNLNDNESPNFRVTNTPEETTPSQKEQKTIPKVPTYAFIIETTSQANKLNLRESVIRSVMNGIDLITDEEFDLCVFIFDSAFYMFQMGAGSEFSVNVVSEVDENFKPCTISDVCVRVTRETVNWVKKEYLERILGVQTLRIAPNSCGNFALNCVLRVMSSDNRYGTLSIFYMTQPDIGLGTDPQTFPNSNFTLTDIQRYFYDSLLRMCYSAGICVDVYLCPPETRIPGDIPLQYISQQTGGNCTYMPRFSSEFDYSNIYANIVRLFTVPAAYKCELKLRCSKHIKVTELLCGFNNSRAVSNLSTMIVPRIGPDLSIGFILSLNHMVDNRTSLYIQCACLYTNTRGVQMVRVHTHCIKVISSVNEVFKNANPEAIMNLMSRKLAHGYIKSGKYNREEHIKTLVEALTSYRQICAPSTPKNQLILPDNLKFIPAHLNSFLKYNVKADIGIECAFEFVIKLLRTLNASPQMTFFTYTRTYCLHRSINERGDVVPEGGFKFSLSAVPSSGSFIYSDGIYLMDDGYRLLLFVGPHVKEKVLKELFGPDYERPHGNVNSTQLIDTNTATNLMGLVEHVRSQHKGCPYAPLKIIPYTAKNSKIIKTLLLEDELGEEPSYITFLVSIHKSILESVDRLY, via the exons ATGGACTCGAACAAGCCAAAACAAAGTCCCAATGTTCTTTTACCAATGCGTAATAAACAATCATCGCAAAATGAAGGCAACCAAGGAAATACGTCTGACGCACCTCCAATAGATACACATCACTTTTCAACAGCTACTTCACTAAATCCGAACTACACTAATTCTAATATTCCTAATGTACAGTCATATGGTCACCCATCACCGCCACCCAGGCTCTCAGAGGTCACTCACAACCCTCCGCAACCTACCAGGAACAAGTTATTAAACACACAACCTACAACATTTCAACAGACGGTTAATGAAACTAGTGATAATTTTCAGAGTAATGCTTTAACTAGTAATTTTATGACTGATCAAATGACTAAGAGTAATGTGCAGACTAATTCCGTAACATCTCCTGGTCTGAGGCGCCGCGAAGAATATGATAGTGAGTTTAGTTTTGAAAATATGGCATCGGACACGTCCTCGTCTATTTTAGGTGACATTCTGGGGAAGAATTACGTTGATACCGAACTGGAACGTCACTTGTTCACCTACACCCCGTTCACGCCGACCCGTATTAGCCAAAGCAGTGTACCACGCCCCCAACCCCTTTCCTACAACCGCGAGTCGGAGATGCTGTACGAGACAGGCAAGAACTTTGGACTCATTCCAACCTTCGGAAACCATAGGATAATGGACACAGGCTCAGCTAGTCCCATCTACGTCACGCCAACATTCACGAACCTGCCGATTTTCGGGAGCACCTTGTCCGACATGAGACTTCCATTTGGAGTTCTAGTTCAGCCATTCGCACAGAATCTGGACGAAGATGTGCCTGAACTTAACTTTTTGGCATTTATGGAAAAACGCTCAAGTGTAAAGAGAGATCTTATAAGGTGCAAAAACTGCCATGCATACTATAACTCGTTTATGCATACGAACTCGCGAACTAAGACGAGAGTTTGTAACCTTTGTTACACAGCATTTGAAATAACAGATGAGCAGATGGAAGCCCTTTATAGAATAAGCTCACAATACAGAGATGAATCACCACTTAAAAAAGGCACCTTAGACTTTATAGCACCATCTCACTACTATAATAAGGAGCCTGATCCTGGACCTATATCGAACCTTATTAATAAGGCTAGTAACATTGGAGTGTTTAAAACACAACAAACGAGACAAGAATCATTCATTTATGATACATATTCAGTTTCTCCAATACCAGTGGAAAGTGCACCTCAGCCAGATGCTTACACATCAGGTGTCCAAGATTCATATAACTTGAATGATAACGAATCGCCTAATTTTAGGGTCACTAATACTCCTGAAGAGACAACTCCCTCACAAAAGGAACAGAAAACCATACCAAAAGTGCCAACATACGCTTTCATCATCGAGACCACATCACAGGCGAATAAACTAA ATTTGAGAGAATCGGTAATAAGATCAGTGATGAATGGAATAGATTTGATAACAGATGAGGAGTTCGATTTGTGTGTTTTCATATTTGACAGCGCATTTTATATGTTTCAGATGGGAGCTGGATCTGAATTTTCAGTTAACGTGGTGAGTGAGGTGGATGAGAATTTTAAGCCATGTACAATATCTGATGTATGTGTCAGGGTTACCAGAGAGACAGTGAACTGGGTTAAGAAGGAGTATTTGGAAAGGATCTTGGGAGTACAAACGCTTAGAATCGCACCAAATTCGTGCGGAAACTTTGCCCTAAACTGCGTCCTGAGAGTAATGAGCAGCGATAACCGCTACGGAACATTGTCGATTTTCTACATGACGCAGCCAGATATTGGACTCGGCACTGACCCTCAGACTTTTCCAAATTCTAATTTCACACTGACTGACATACAAAGGTATTTCTATGACTCGCTTCTCAGAATGTGCTACTCAGCTGGGATATGTGTTGACGTTTACCTGTGTCCGCCTGAGACTAGGATACCCGGTGACATTCCACTTCAGTACATATCACAGCAGACGGGAGGAAACTGCACATACATGCCCAGGTTCTCGAGCGAGTTCGACTACTCTAACATATACGCAAACATTGTAAGGTTGTTCACAGTGCCGGCAGCTTACAAGTGCGAGCTTAAGCTGCGGTGTTCGAAGCATATTAAGGTAACTGAGCTTTTGTGCGGGTTCAATAACTCACGTGCAGTTTCTAACCTCTCAACTATGATAGTCCCAAGGATTGGACCTGACTTGTCAATAGGGTTTATACTATCCTTGAACCACATGGTTGACAACAGGACAAGCCTATACATCCAATGTGCATGTTTGTACACAAATACGAGGGGAGTCCAGATGGTCAGAGTACACACCCACTGCATCAAAGTGATTTCTAGTGTAAACGAGGTTTTCAAGAATGCAAACCCCGAAGCTATCATGAACTTAATGTCAAGAAAACTTGCGCATGGATATATAAAATCAGGGAAATATAACAGAGAAGAACACATTAAGACATTGGTTGAAGCTCTTACCTCCTATAGACAAATTTGTGCACCGTCAACACCAAAAAATCAACTCATTCTCCCAGATAACCTCAAGTTCATACCAGCACATCTTAACTCGTTCTTGAAATATAATGTTAAGGCCGATATTGGAATAGAATGTGCGTTTGAGTTTGTGATCAAGTTGTTGAGGACACTAAACGCCTCGCCGCAAATGACTTTTTTCACGTACACTAGAACATATTGTCTGCACAGAAGCATTAATGAGAGGGGAGACGTAGTACCTGAGGGAGGTTTTAAGTTCAGTCTCTCGGCAGTTCCAAGCTCAGGATCATTCATTTACAGTGACGGCATCTACCTGATGGACGATGGCTACAGACTCTTACTCTTCGTTGGACCACACGTTAAGGAAAAAGTTCTGAAGGAGTTGTTTGGACCAGACTACGAACGCCCACATGGAAACGTAAACTCAACTCAACTCATAGATACCAATACCGCAACCAACCTCATGGGTCTGGTTGAGCACGTGAGATCACAACACAAGGGGTGCCCTTACGCGCCTCTCAAAATCATCCCATACACTGCAAAGAACAGCAAGATTATAAAAACATTACTGCTCGAGGATGAACTCGGAGAAGAACCTTCGTATATCACATTTCTAGTGTCCATACATAAATCTATACTAGAATCTGTGGACAGActctattaa